The sequence TCAGTCGGCGGTCGGCCAACGCGACCCGCCCGTCCGGGGTCGCGAACCGTACGTCGTACCCGGCGTCCCGCAACGCGGCCCAGGGCACGGCCGCTTCGGTCGGATCGTAGCCGGACGAGGGCAGCAGGAAGACGATCAAAAGGTGCTCCTTCGGGTGCGCACGCGGCGAACGGACCGCGGGCCGGCGTGTCGGCCGACCGCCTGCCGCAACGGGCAGCCCGACCCTAGGGGCGTCGCCCGGCCCGGTCATTGACCCTGGCGGCCACCTCGTTGACTCCCCGGCCCCGCCTCCGGTTGACGCCGGGCCGCGCCCCGGCATTGACTGACCGCCATGCCCCGCTCCGAGCCGGCCGGCTTCGAGCCGTCCACCGTCGCCGCGTCCTACGCGCGCGCCGTCCTGAACGCCACGGGGGACGGCGCCGACGGCACGGCCGGGGCCGGCGTCTGGGCCCCGCCCGGGGACCGGCTGCCCTTCACGCAGGTGCGTGCCCTCTGGGACGTGGTGATCGGGGCCGGGGGCGGCGATCCGCACGCGGGGCTCCGCGTCGGGGACGGGATCAAGCCGGGCAGTCTCCACGTCCTCGGCCACGTGGTGCTGACCTGCGCGACGCTCGCGGAGGCCGCCGAGGCGGCGGTCCGTTACCACCCGCTGGTCAGTCAGGCCGGCACGGTCTCCCTGGAACGCGGCGGCGAGGGTACCCGGATCCGGTACCGGCCGACCGTAGACCCGGCCACCATGCGTCCCCAGCAGGTGGAGGCCGTCGTCACCGGCATGGTGCGGGCCGCCCGCTGGATCGCCGGGGACGACTGGGCGCCGCTGTCGGTGTCCTTCACGCACGCCCGTACCGGCTCCGCCGAGCCGTACGCCCGGATCCTCGGCTGCCCCGTGACCTTCGGCGCCGCCGAGAACGCGCTCACCGTCGCCAACCGCGACCTCGACCTGCCGCGAGCCCCGTACGACCCGGAACTCGGCGCCCTGCACCGCGCCTACGCCGACCGGCTGCTGCGCGAGCTGTCGACCTCCGTGACGCTCGCGGACCGGGTCCGGCAGTGGCTGGACCACGCGCCGCTCGACGGTACCCGGCCCGCCGACGCCGGCCGGGGTGTCCATCTCAGCCCCCGCACCCTGCGCCGGGCCCTCCAGGAGGAGGGCACCTCGTGGCGGGCCCTCCTCGACGCGGCCCGGCACCGCCGGGCGCGCCGGCTGCTGGAGACCACGGATCTGCCGCTCGACCGGATCGCCCCGCTCGTCGGCCTGAGCGGGGCGACGGCGCTGGTCCGCGCGTTCACCCGGTGGGAGGGCGTCACGCCCGGCGCGTACCGGGCCCGGAGCGCGGGCCCTCGATGAGCACGGTCACGATCGTGTGCCTCCCGCCCCGGCGGCGCAGGCGGGGCACAGCCCGCGGTAGGTGACCTCGATCGCGGACACGGTGAAGCCGAACCGCTCCTCGGGCGGCAGGTCGGCCGGCAGCCCGGTCGCGTGGACGTCGCGGATGGTGCCGCAGCCCGTGCACACCAAGTGCTGGTGCGGATGGCGCACGTTGGGGTCGAAGCGCTTGACCCGGCCCTGTACGGAGACCTCCGCCACCTCGCCGATCGCGACCAGCTCGCCCAGGGTGTTGTAGACCGTCGCCCGGGCGATCTCGGGCAGCAGCAGCGCCGCGCGGGCGTGCACCTCGTCGGCCGTCAGGTGCACGTGATCGCCGTCGAGCACCTCCGCCACGACGCGCCGCTGGGACGTCATCCGCCAGCCGCGCCCCCGAAGCCGCTCCAGCAGGTCGCTCATATCGGTTCACCTTTTCGGTTCGGCGGGACAACAGAACGTTAGCGATATCGAACCGGGCCCGGCAGGAAGCCGATCCGCCGGGCCGGGACCTCGATTGGAATTCCGAGTGTTTTCCACCCGCCCACGCCCTGCGTGTTCTCTCCGCGGTGAGCCCTTCGGTGCGCGACCATACGGACGCGCCGACGCAAGCAGCCAGCAGATGGAAACATCGACACAGGAAGAAGGACGGACGTGTCCGGCAGCGACAGCGAGAACCCAGTAATCCCTGCCCCGACCCCCGCGCCGACTCGCCCCAGGTCGAATCGGGACTGGTGGCCGAACCAGCTGGACCTTCAGGTTCTGCACCAGCAATCGCCCCTGGCCGATCCCATGGGCGACGATTTCGACTACGCGGAAGAGTTCGCGACCCTGGACCTCGACGCCCTGAAGCGGGACGTCTTCGAGGTGATGACGGCCTCGCAGGACTGGTGGCCCGCGGACTACGGCCACTACGGACCGCTCTTCATCCGGATGAGCTGGCATTCCGCGGGAACGTACCGCATCGCCGACGGCCGGGGCGGCGGCGGTGCCGGCGCCCAGCGATTCGCCCCGCTCAACAGTTGGCCGGACAACGCGAGCCTCGACAAGGCCCGCCGTCTGCTGTGGCCGGTCAAGCAGAAATACGGTCGGAAGATCTCATGGGCCGACCTTTTGGTGTTCGCCGGTAACTGCGCGCTGGAATCCATGGGTTTCAAGACGTTCGGATTCGCTTTCGGGCGCGAGGACATCTGGGAACCCGATGAGGTTTTCTGGGGTCCCGAGGACACGTGGCTCGGGGACGAGCGCTACAGCGGCGACCGGGAACTCTCCGGCCCGTTCGGCGCCGTGCAGATGGGGCTCATCTATGTGAACCCGGAAGGCCCCAACGGGGACCCGAACCCGCTCGCCGCGGCCCGCGACATCCGTGAGACGTTCGCGCGCATGGCCATGAACGACGAGGAGACGGCCGCCCTCATCATCGGCGGTCACACCTTCGGCAAGTGCCACGGTGCGGTCGGCGCCGACTACATCGGACCCGAGCCGGAAGGCTGCCCGATCGAGCAGCAGGGCCTCGGCTGGAAGAACACCTACGGCAGCGGCAGTGGCGTCGACTCGCTCACCAGCGGTCTGGAGGGCGCGTGGACCACCCGGCCGACGACGTGGGACAACGGCTACCTGGACAACCTGTTCGCGTACGAGTGGGAGCTGACCACGAGCCCGGCCGGCGCGCAGCAGTGGACCCCCAAGGACCCCGCGGCCCAGGGCACGGTGCCGGACGCCCATGACCCGGCGAAGAAGCACGCTCCGATGATGCTGACGACGGACCTCGCGCTGCGGATGGACCCGGTCTACGCACCGATCGCGAAGAGCTTCCACGAGAACCCGGACAAGCTCGCCGAGGCGTTCGCCAAGGCCTGGTACAAGCTGCTGCACCGCGACATGGGCCCGATCTCGCGCTACCTCGGCCCGTGGGTGCCCGAACCCCAGCTGTGGCAGGACCCCGTACCCGCGGTCGATCACGAGCTGGTCGGTCCCGAGGACGTCGCCGCCCTCAAGCGCACGATCCTCGACTCGGGGTTGTCCCTCCCGCAGCTGGTCACGGCGGCGTGGGCGGCGGCGTCGAGCTTCCGCGGCACGGACATGCGGGGCGGGGCCAACGGAGCCCGGATCCGGCTCGCGCCGCAGAAGGACTGGGAGGTCAACGACCTGCCCGAGGTGGCCGAAGTGCTTCGGACACTCGAAGGGATCCAGCGGGACTTCGACGGCGCGCAGAGCGGCGGGAAGAAGGTCTCGCTCGCCGACCTGATCGTGCTGGGCGGCTGCGCGGCCGTCGAACAGGGCGCGAAGAACGCCGGGTACGCCATCGAGGTGCCGTTCGCGCCGGGCCGCACGGACGCCTCGCAGGAGCAGACGGATGTGGAATCCTTCGCCGTCCTCGAACCCAAGGCGGACGGCTTCCGCAACTATCTGCGGGCGGGCGAGAAGCTGTCGCCGGAGACGCTGCTGCTGGACCGTGCCAACCTGCTGAACCTGACCGCCCCCGAGATGACGGTGCTCATCGGCGGGATGCGGGCGCTGAACACCGGCTTCCGGCAGTCCCGGCACGGCGTCTTCACGGACCGGCCCGAGGCGCTGACCAACGACTTCTTCGTGAACCTGCTCGACATGGGCACGCGGTGGAAGGCGTCGGAGTCGACCGAGAACGTGTTCGAGGGCCGGGACCACGCCACGGGCCAGGTCAGGTGGACGGCGACCGCGGTGGACCTCGTCTTCGGTTCGCACGCCCAGCTCCGGGCGCTCTCGGAAGTCTACGCGGCGCAGGACGCGGGCGAGAAGTTCGTCCGTGACTTCGTCTCCGCCTGGGACAAGGTGATGAACCTCGACCGGTTCGACCTCGCATAGGTTTCCTTCGGACCGCCGGCCGGGGCCCTTTCGGCAGGGCCCCGGACCGGTCAGGGCGCCGAGGACTCCTGGAGGTAGGCGGCGATCATCGCGAGGTCGTTGGCGATGGTCAGTACCTCGGTGGGGTCGGCGCCCGGTGTGGAGGCGCCGTTGACGCCCGCGTAGAAGGTGTCGAAGCGGCCGCCGCCCTTGTCCAGATAGCCCGCGATGGTGATCGCGCCGACGGCCAGCCGGTCGTTGAGGGCGTCACCGCCGACGGCCGCGCCGGTCTTGGCGAACACCTTCCCCCGGGCCGGGCAGCCGCGGCAGTTCTCGGCCAGCAGACCGTCGACCCCCAGGATCGGCAGAGCCTCCCGGAACAGTCGGGCGTCGGGGGTCCGCTGCCAGTACGCCAGCATCTGCACCAGCACCTGAGGGGTGGCCCGGTCGGCGGGGTTGCCGCCCCGGCCGTCCATGAGCTGCGCCTGCTCACGGTCCACGCCGGCCTGGTCGAGGAAGTCGGCGAGCACCGGGAAGCCCGCCGGACACCGGTCGCTCTTCGCCGTGACGGCCAGGAGGCAGATGCCGAGGTTGGCGCCCAGGTTGTGGCTGACCTTGAGGATCAGCTTGGCGTACTGGGCGTAGGGCGGGGAGGTGTACGCCGCCACCCGCGGCCGCCCGTCGTAGTCGCTCGGCAGCCGCCCCACCGGGTTGGCGCCCGTCGGGTCGGCGGTGACGTGCACCCCGGCGCGTTCGAGGGCCTCGATCAGCGCGACGCGTCCGAAGCCGGCCGGGTCCACGATCGGGGAGGTGCGCAGCAGTGGTTCGGAGCCCGCCGCGATCGTTCCGGTCAGCCGGATGCGGGTTCCGCCGTCGGTGGCCGTCACCGTGATCGCGGTCGGCCTCCCGGCCGCCACGGTCTTCACCGACGAGGTGACCTCGTAGGGCGCGACCTTGGGCCGCCAGTCCAGCCGTGCGTCCGCGCCGGGTCGGTCCCCGGGGGTGGTCATGAGGTCGATCAGGTTGTCGTTGATGATCAGCGGCGTCGGGGTGGGGACGAGCTCCGGGTCGGGGAGGAACAGCCGACTGTCGACGATCACGTCGCCGTCGACGCGGGTGATGCCGGAGTCGCGCACCTGCCGGGCGAGCTGGTCGATCCCGGCGAGCGGGTTCTGCGGGGTGAGGGTCGCGCCGGGGAAGTCGTTGGCGTAGGTGTGGTCGAGGTCGGTGTACGCGACCGTGCCGTCGGGGCGCGTCCGGCCGCCCATGGTGAGGTCGCCCTGGGCGACGAGGTCGAGGTCGCCGGTCAGCGTCGCGCCGTCGCGCTCCCCGACCGCGTAGAGCGGGGTCACGAAGCGGTGGTCGGCGCCGAGGGTGTGCCACGGGCCCGAGACGCTGAGCAGTTTGGCAGTGGATCCGGGGATGAAGAACTGCTCGGGGAAGAGACTGTGCACCACGCGGCCGTCGTCAGGGTCGGTCTGCAGCAGGCCCCACTGGGCGTTGCGGTAGTCCGGCTTGCGCATGATCGCCCTGATGCGCGGGTCGAGGCCCCCGAGGCCCGTGTCGCCGGTCGCGGACGGCGACGTGCCCGTGGACGGGGTCGGGGTCGGGGTCGGGTCCGCGCCGGTGGCGGTCCCCGAGGCGAGGGCCACGAACAGCAGGGCGGCGCAGGCGGCGGCCAGGCCGCGCCGTATCGGTGCGAGGTGGAACGGTCTGCTCACAGCGCGCTCCGTTCGTCGCGGCGCTCTCCTCCCGAGGCCAAGCAACAGCGTGGCACGGCCCCGCCGCGCGGGCGCGCCGGACGGGTTCACTCCTCGGTCGGCAGCCAGCAGCCGTGCAGGCCGAGCGGGACGCGCACGGGGATACGGGCGCGCGCCACCGGGCCGGCGGCGGGGTCCTCTGCGGGGATGACCAGGAACCAGCTCGACCCGTCGGTGCGGTCCGTGGCGAAGGTCAGCCAGTGGCCGCCCTCCTCGGAGCCGGGCTCGGGGGCGAAGACCGGCTCGCCGACGGAGAGGTCCCCGGCCGACCAGACGCGGGAGGTGCCGGTCTCGTCGTCGTACCAGCGCACGGCGTCGTACTCGCCCGGCAGCAGATCCGTCCGCCCGGTCTCGGTGGCCAGCGCGGTGTACCGGTGGCGCCGGCCGATGCGCCGGTCGTCGACCCGCGGGAACTCCACCCGGGAGTCGTCCAGCGGGGTACGGGCCATGCTGCCGGCGGCCGGGTCGAGGCGTGCCCGCATCAGGCCGCCGCTGATCGGGCCGGTGTCCTCCTCGGGGCCGCCGACGGTCAGCCTGCTCCACTGCACGTAGTCGAGGACCACCGGGGCGTCCGGGCCCGGGCCGTCGTCGTACGCGTTCACGGTGTGCCACGTCCAGAACGCCTCGTCGGACGCCCAGCGCACCGGTCCGCCGTCGCGCGGGATCAGCGCCACCCGGGTGCCGCGTTCGGGCCGCCAGGCCAGGAAGGAGCCGCCCGCCATGGCCGCGGCGAGGTCGAAGAAGGCCGGGGCGAGGACGAGAACGGCGTAGCGGCCGGTCAGAGCCATGTCGTGGATCATCATCGGCTCGTCCACCCCGTCGACCGGGGTGGGCCCGCGGCTGACCGCGCCGTGGCGGTCGATGACGGACCAGGTCAGGTAGGGCGGCTCCAGGCCGTAGCAGAAGACGACCATCTCGCCCGTGACCGGGTCGATCTTGGGGTGGGCGGTGATGCCGGCGGGCAGCGCCCCGCCGAACTCCTCGCGGCCCAGCGTCGCCAGTTCGGAGTCGACCCGGAAGGGGCAGGCCGACTCGGCGAGGGCCAGCAGCCGGCCGGCGTGCCGGACCACGTTGATGTCGGGCATGTCCCGGAAGGTGCCGGCGAGCTCCGGTCCCACCTGGTCGGCGTCCGGCACGACCATCGATGCGAGGCCGCCCCACAGGGCCCGGCCGGCCCGTTCCTCGGCCAGCAGCGCGGGGGTACGGACGAAGCGGTTGCGGTAGCGGGCCCGGCCGCCGGAGACCCACACACCGTGCAGCATCCCGTCGCCGTCGATGGGGTACAGGTACGAGCCGATCGGCGTGAACCGCGGATTGGGGCCGTTGCGCAGGTACAGGCCGTCCAGGGAGTCGGGCAGCTCGCCCGTCACCTCCAGGTCCGCGACGTCGACCTCCTCGGACACGGGTGCGAAGGACCCCAGCAGGTGGGGGACACGAGTGGGGTCGAAGCGGGGTGGGACGTACGTGTTCACGGGACCTCCCGGGTGCGCGGTCCGCCATGGGCGCGCTGGTACGGCACCTTCCAGTGAAACGCGCGCCGGGTGAGGGTGCCAGACGGCCGCGCGCGGCCGCGGACCGGGCCCGGGCGGGCCTCGGGGTCGGCGTCGGACCGGCCGCGGACCGGCTTCGGGCGGCCTCAGGCGGAGGTGAAGAGTTCCTCGTGCGCGCCGTCGAGGACGAATCCGTTGTCGAAGCGGACGCGGACCGTCACGCGGACCTTCTGCTCCTGGAACGCGATCCACGCGGGTTCCAGGGAAGCGACCTTCTCCTCCAGCTGCTTCCTGCTGCCCTCGGGCATCTGATGGCCGAAGGAGTCGAGGAGCGACTTCAGGCGCTCGTACTCACGGACGTCCTCGCCGCTCTGCGGCTGGTGCTCGTCCACCCGCTCGACCGTGCCTTCGGCACCCGATGCCAGGGCCAGGAACCCGGCGACGGCTTCCCCCGCCGCGGTGACCGAACCGGTCAGCGTGAGGTCCTCGGTCAGCCTCACCCGGAGGCCTTCGTTCAACGTCATCGTTCCTTCATCTCCCCGGTCGGTGCCCGAGCCTATCGGTGGCCCGCGCGCCGGCCCCGACCGGCACCGCTCGGCAGGAGAACGCCATGGGCCGGTCAGCGGCGGGCCGACAGGTGGGCGGCGACGGCCTCGTGGGTCAGGTGCAGACCCGCCCGCAGGACCGCGTCGTGCCGGGTGGGGTGGGCCGCGCGGTGGGCGAGGTCCAGCTCGCGGGCCCGGTCGAGGTCCGCGGCGCAGTCCGCGCCGCGCAGGGCGGCGTCCAGCGCGCGGGCGGTGGCCCGTACCAGCGGGGCGAGGTCGCGCAGGGCCGGGTCGGGTACGGGCGTCCCGGGGGGTCGGTCGGGGCCGTCGGTCCGGGCGCGCTCCCGGAGTTCCTCGGTGAAGTACTGGAGGGTGAGGGCGGTTCGGGCGGCGAGCCTCAGCCGCTCCTCCAGCCCGTCCGGCGGTCGGGCGGGCGTGCGCAGGTACAGCCGGGGGAGCCGGGTGCGCCGAGCGGCCCGCTCGTACGCCGCGAGGCCGCCGCGGGGTCGCAGCCACAGCTCCGCGTCCTCGGGGAGCCCCGGGACGGTGGGCGGTCCGCCGGCGCCGAGCCGGGCGGCGACCGTGCCGAGGAGGTCGTCGAGTTCGCCCCGGTACGTGTCGAGTCCGGTCGCGGCCGTCCGGTACGGGTCCGGCGGCCAGAGCAGTGGGCCCAGCAGGACCACGGTGGCGATGCCGACGGCGCTCTCCGCGAGGCGGGCCACGGCATAGCCGGGGAGAGCGGTCGCGTAGATCACCAGTGCGCTGACCAGGACCTGCTGGTTGGGGGCGCCGCCCTGGTACATCAGGTACATGCCCGCGCAGCCGCAGGCCAGTACGGCCAGGAAGGACGCCGACGCGACCACCGACAGCGAGGCCACGGAGGAGGCCGTGGGAGGCGGCAGCCAGTGCAGCACGAGGGTGGTCAGCGCCACGCCGACGACGACGCCCACGAGCCGTTCCCACCCGCGCCGCGGGGCGTCGTACACGTCGTCACGGAGGATCAGGACGGCCGGCAGGGCGGCCGGCACGGGAACCGTGCTCGTGCCCCACCACAGACAAAGGAACCAGGGCACGGCGGCGCACACGGCCAGGCGGACGGCGGAGCGCAGTCGCGCGCGGGGCGGTGGGGCGAGCGGGACGGCGACCGTACCGGACATGGCGGACATCGTAGGCCCGGGCGGTCGGCCTCGGCGCCATCGACGGGACGGCCGGGCCCGCCTATGATTCCGACGCGCCACGCACCTCGAACACGCATACCCGCAACGGGTGATGGCGGCCTCCGGGATCCGTACCGGAAACGCCGCCCCCGCCCGACGAGTTCGGAGGTTCTGTTGAGCACACGCACGCGCACTCCCGCACGCACACGCGTCCCGCGCAGACCGGCGGCGCTGGCCGTCGGCCTGGCGGCGGTCCTGGCGGCGTCGGTCGGTCCGTCCTTCGCCGCGCCGCACGGCTCGACCGGTTCCGCGGTGACGCGCACGGTGGCCACCGCCGCCCCGTCCGTGGTCAACCCGGGCAACCAGGTGTCCCTCCAGTACGACTCCGCGTACCTGCCCATGACCGCCACCGGCGGCACGGCTCCCTACACCTGGTCGGCGGTCAACCTGCCGGTCGGTGCCTCGATCAATTCCTCGACCGGCCTGATCTCGGGCCTCCTGCGCGGCAGCGGCATCCGCACGGTGACCGTCACCG comes from Streptomyces virginiae and encodes:
- a CDS encoding Ig domain-containing protein; translated protein: MSTRTRTPARTRVPRRPAALAVGLAAVLAASVGPSFAAPHGSTGSAVTRTVATAAPSVVNPGNQVSLQYDSAYLPMTATGGTAPYTWSAVNLPVGASINSSTGLISGLLRGSGIRTVTVTAKDVTGATASATFTWRVIRDACPRC
- a CDS encoding FUSC family protein; this translates as MSGTVAVPLAPPPRARLRSAVRLAVCAAVPWFLCLWWGTSTVPVPAALPAVLILRDDVYDAPRRGWERLVGVVVGVALTTLVLHWLPPPTASSVASLSVVASASFLAVLACGCAGMYLMYQGGAPNQQVLVSALVIYATALPGYAVARLAESAVGIATVVLLGPLLWPPDPYRTAATGLDTYRGELDDLLGTVAARLGAGGPPTVPGLPEDAELWLRPRGGLAAYERAARRTRLPRLYLRTPARPPDGLEERLRLAARTALTLQYFTEELRERARTDGPDRPPGTPVPDPALRDLAPLVRATARALDAALRGADCAADLDRARELDLAHRAAHPTRHDAVLRAGLHLTHEAVAAHLSARR
- a CDS encoding carotenoid oxygenase family protein, with amino-acid sequence MNTYVPPRFDPTRVPHLLGSFAPVSEEVDVADLEVTGELPDSLDGLYLRNGPNPRFTPIGSYLYPIDGDGMLHGVWVSGGRARYRNRFVRTPALLAEERAGRALWGGLASMVVPDADQVGPELAGTFRDMPDINVVRHAGRLLALAESACPFRVDSELATLGREEFGGALPAGITAHPKIDPVTGEMVVFCYGLEPPYLTWSVIDRHGAVSRGPTPVDGVDEPMMIHDMALTGRYAVLVLAPAFFDLAAAMAGGSFLAWRPERGTRVALIPRDGGPVRWASDEAFWTWHTVNAYDDGPGPDAPVVLDYVQWSRLTVGGPEEDTGPISGGLMRARLDPAAGSMARTPLDDSRVEFPRVDDRRIGRRHRYTALATETGRTDLLPGEYDAVRWYDDETGTSRVWSAGDLSVGEPVFAPEPGSEEGGHWLTFATDRTDGSSWFLVIPAEDPAAGPVARARIPVRVPLGLHGCWLPTEE
- the dacB gene encoding D-alanyl-D-alanine carboxypeptidase/D-alanyl-D-alanine endopeptidase, whose amino-acid sequence is MSRPFHLAPIRRGLAAACAALLFVALASGTATGADPTPTPTPSTGTSPSATGDTGLGGLDPRIRAIMRKPDYRNAQWGLLQTDPDDGRVVHSLFPEQFFIPGSTAKLLSVSGPWHTLGADHRFVTPLYAVGERDGATLTGDLDLVAQGDLTMGGRTRPDGTVAYTDLDHTYANDFPGATLTPQNPLAGIDQLARQVRDSGITRVDGDVIVDSRLFLPDPELVPTPTPLIINDNLIDLMTTPGDRPGADARLDWRPKVAPYEVTSSVKTVAAGRPTAITVTATDGGTRIRLTGTIAAGSEPLLRTSPIVDPAGFGRVALIEALERAGVHVTADPTGANPVGRLPSDYDGRPRVAAYTSPPYAQYAKLILKVSHNLGANLGICLLAVTAKSDRCPAGFPVLADFLDQAGVDREQAQLMDGRGGNPADRATPQVLVQMLAYWQRTPDARLFREALPILGVDGLLAENCRGCPARGKVFAKTGAAVGGDALNDRLAVGAITIAGYLDKGGGRFDTFYAGVNGASTPGADPTEVLTIANDLAMIAAYLQESSAP
- a CDS encoding Fur family transcriptional regulator, translated to MSDLLERLRGRGWRMTSQRRVVAEVLDGDHVHLTADEVHARAALLLPEIARATVYNTLGELVAIGEVAEVSVQGRVKRFDPNVRHPHQHLVCTGCGTIRDVHATGLPADLPPEERFGFTVSAIEVTYRGLCPACAAGAGGTRS
- a CDS encoding AraC family transcriptional regulator, translated to MPRSEPAGFEPSTVAASYARAVLNATGDGADGTAGAGVWAPPGDRLPFTQVRALWDVVIGAGGGDPHAGLRVGDGIKPGSLHVLGHVVLTCATLAEAAEAAVRYHPLVSQAGTVSLERGGEGTRIRYRPTVDPATMRPQQVEAVVTGMVRAARWIAGDDWAPLSVSFTHARTGSAEPYARILGCPVTFGAAENALTVANRDLDLPRAPYDPELGALHRAYADRLLRELSTSVTLADRVRQWLDHAPLDGTRPADAGRGVHLSPRTLRRALQEEGTSWRALLDAARHRRARRLLETTDLPLDRIAPLVGLSGATALVRAFTRWEGVTPGAYRARSAGPR
- the katG gene encoding catalase/peroxidase HPI; amino-acid sequence: MSGSDSENPVIPAPTPAPTRPRSNRDWWPNQLDLQVLHQQSPLADPMGDDFDYAEEFATLDLDALKRDVFEVMTASQDWWPADYGHYGPLFIRMSWHSAGTYRIADGRGGGGAGAQRFAPLNSWPDNASLDKARRLLWPVKQKYGRKISWADLLVFAGNCALESMGFKTFGFAFGREDIWEPDEVFWGPEDTWLGDERYSGDRELSGPFGAVQMGLIYVNPEGPNGDPNPLAAARDIRETFARMAMNDEETAALIIGGHTFGKCHGAVGADYIGPEPEGCPIEQQGLGWKNTYGSGSGVDSLTSGLEGAWTTRPTTWDNGYLDNLFAYEWELTTSPAGAQQWTPKDPAAQGTVPDAHDPAKKHAPMMLTTDLALRMDPVYAPIAKSFHENPDKLAEAFAKAWYKLLHRDMGPISRYLGPWVPEPQLWQDPVPAVDHELVGPEDVAALKRTILDSGLSLPQLVTAAWAAASSFRGTDMRGGANGARIRLAPQKDWEVNDLPEVAEVLRTLEGIQRDFDGAQSGGKKVSLADLIVLGGCAAVEQGAKNAGYAIEVPFAPGRTDASQEQTDVESFAVLEPKADGFRNYLRAGEKLSPETLLLDRANLLNLTAPEMTVLIGGMRALNTGFRQSRHGVFTDRPEALTNDFFVNLLDMGTRWKASESTENVFEGRDHATGQVRWTATAVDLVFGSHAQLRALSEVYAAQDAGEKFVRDFVSAWDKVMNLDRFDLA